From one Flavobacterium kingsejongi genomic stretch:
- a CDS encoding 3-phosphoshikimate 1-carboxyvinyltransferase, whose protein sequence is MNLQLYRSEAFPESTIRVSGSKSETNRLLLLQALFATIQLENTSNSDDSEVMIKALHTSGELIDIHHAGTAMRFLTAYFATQPGREVVLTGSPRMKERPIKILVEALRQLGATISYEAEEGYPPIRIVGKKLSESKVALPADVSSQYISALLLIAAGLENGLELTLEGKITSIPYIQMTLQLLKEVGITAHFEGNTIRVVPMKEILAPVVVTVESDWSSASYFYSIVALASPGTAITLSSYKANSLQGDSALADLYQSFGVETTFENKHVVLKKTNVPLKPVTFELNHTPDIAQTIAVTCFGLGIGCHLTGLYTLKIKETDRLEALKTELEKLGAAITITDDSLTLEASTTINPNVSIATYHDHRMAMAFAPLALRVPIIIADAGVVSKSYPQFWEDMKAVGLKMEEVKA, encoded by the coding sequence ATGAATTTACAATTATACCGTTCCGAGGCCTTTCCTGAAAGTACCATTCGTGTTTCAGGATCAAAATCGGAAACCAATCGATTACTGCTATTACAGGCTTTATTTGCTACAATCCAACTAGAAAACACGTCGAATTCGGATGATTCGGAAGTGATGATTAAAGCGCTTCATACTTCAGGAGAACTTATTGATATTCACCATGCCGGAACAGCAATGCGTTTCCTGACGGCTTATTTTGCGACCCAGCCCGGTCGTGAAGTAGTACTTACCGGATCACCCCGGATGAAAGAGCGCCCGATAAAAATCTTAGTGGAGGCCTTACGCCAATTAGGAGCAACAATTTCTTATGAGGCAGAAGAAGGCTATCCACCCATTCGTATTGTAGGAAAAAAATTATCAGAAAGTAAAGTCGCATTGCCTGCGGATGTTAGTAGCCAATACATTTCTGCATTGCTGCTCATTGCAGCGGGGCTTGAAAATGGGTTAGAATTGACCCTGGAAGGAAAAATCACATCCATTCCTTATATTCAGATGACTTTGCAACTGCTCAAAGAAGTAGGGATCACGGCACATTTTGAAGGTAACACTATTCGTGTGGTACCGATGAAAGAGATCTTGGCTCCGGTAGTAGTAACTGTGGAAAGTGATTGGTCTTCAGCATCCTATTTTTATTCTATTGTAGCGCTTGCAAGTCCGGGTACTGCAATCACACTGTCCAGTTACAAAGCGAATAGCCTGCAGGGAGATAGTGCTTTGGCAGATTTGTACCAAAGTTTTGGAGTAGAGACCACTTTTGAAAATAAGCATGTAGTACTGAAAAAGACGAATGTACCATTAAAACCGGTAACTTTTGAACTCAATCATACTCCCGACATTGCGCAGACGATTGCCGTGACCTGTTTTGGACTAGGGATTGGATGCCACCTTACCGGATTATACACCCTAAAAATTAAGGAAACGGATCGGTTGGAAGCACTGAAAACCGAGCTCGAAAAATTAGGTGCTGCAATAACCATTACTGATGACAGCCTCACTTTGGAAGCGTCAACTACGATAAATCCCAATGTTAGCATTGCTACCTACCACGACCATCGTATGGCAATGGCTTTTGCCCCCTTAGCATTAAGGGTACCTATTATTATAGCAGATGCCGGAGTAGTTTCCAAATCCTATCCGCAATTCTGGGAAGACATGAAAGCTGTGGGATTGAAAATGGAGGAAGTAAAAGCCTAA
- a CDS encoding pyridoxal phosphate-dependent aminotransferase, giving the protein MSATKTVTEIQNKTTIPNGQLLANRLQTVEEYYFSKKLREVRQLIAEGKPVINMGIGSPDMAPSAAVIEAMQKSLGDQKAHEYQSYQGLPEFRKAIAGFYETHFGVTVNPDNEILPLMGSKEGIMHISLAFLNEGDQVLIPNPGYPTYTSVTKLVGAEPIFHELDESRNWEPDFEALEQQDLSCVKLMWVSYPHMPTGAPGSMELFDRLVAFAKKHTILLINDNPYSFILNDHPISLLQAEGASDVAIELNSLSKTFNMAGWRVGMVLGQSRFMDAILKVKSNMDSGMFYGIQKGAIAALKSEKSWFEELNAIYACRRNRIYELAELLGCTYDRESTGLFVWAKLPEGTLKSEDFIDKVLAEQHIFITPGTIFGSRGEGYIRFSLCLEEDVIQEAISRFNPF; this is encoded by the coding sequence ATGTCAGCAACAAAAACAGTAACTGAAATACAAAATAAAACTACTATTCCAAACGGGCAATTGTTGGCGAACCGCCTTCAAACGGTAGAAGAGTATTATTTTTCTAAAAAATTACGTGAAGTACGACAATTGATTGCCGAGGGGAAGCCGGTAATTAATATGGGAATTGGAAGTCCCGACATGGCACCGTCTGCAGCGGTTATTGAAGCCATGCAAAAGTCCTTAGGGGATCAGAAAGCACATGAATATCAAAGTTACCAAGGGCTGCCTGAATTTCGTAAAGCAATTGCCGGGTTTTATGAGACACATTTTGGTGTTACTGTGAATCCGGATAATGAAATCCTGCCACTAATGGGATCCAAAGAAGGAATTATGCACATATCATTGGCTTTCCTCAATGAAGGTGATCAGGTGCTGATTCCGAATCCGGGATATCCTACTTACACTTCGGTAACGAAACTGGTAGGAGCCGAGCCTATTTTTCATGAGCTGGATGAAAGTCGCAACTGGGAACCTGATTTCGAAGCATTGGAACAACAGGATTTATCCTGCGTAAAACTGATGTGGGTGAGCTATCCACACATGCCGACCGGGGCCCCGGGAAGTATGGAGCTGTTTGATCGCCTGGTTGCTTTTGCTAAAAAGCACACCATCCTGCTCATTAATGATAACCCGTACAGCTTTATACTGAACGATCATCCGATTAGCCTGTTGCAGGCAGAAGGTGCATCCGACGTAGCGATTGAGCTGAATTCGCTCAGCAAAACCTTCAATATGGCCGGCTGGCGGGTAGGGATGGTGCTTGGGCAGTCCCGGTTCATGGATGCTATATTAAAGGTAAAAAGTAATATGGACAGTGGGATGTTTTACGGAATCCAGAAAGGAGCCATTGCCGCTTTAAAAAGCGAAAAATCATGGTTTGAAGAACTGAATGCTATTTATGCCTGTCGCAGGAACCGCATCTATGAACTGGCCGAATTATTGGGATGTACGTACGATCGGGAAAGTACTGGTTTGTTTGTCTGGGCAAAGCTACCGGAAGGAACACTAAAATCGGAAGATTTTATTGATAAAGTATTGGCAGAGCAGCATATCTTTATTACACCGGGAACTATTTTCGGGAGCCGTGGAGAAGGCTATATCCGTTTTTCATTATGCCTGGAAGAGGACGTAATACAGGAAGCGATTAGTCGATTTAATCCGTTTTAA
- a CDS encoding bifunctional 3-deoxy-7-phosphoheptulonate synthase/chorismate mutase type II — translation MENTKALRTWLDDFKLEHPLVIAGPCSAETEEQVLAIAHELKDSDVSIYRAGIWKPRTRPGGFEGVGTIGLKWLQKAKAETGLLMATEVANAAHVKLALEHDIDVLWIGARTTVNPFAVQEIADALAGTDKIVLVKNPVNPDLALWLGGVERLYNANIKKLGVIHRGFSTYEKTKYRNIPEWQLAIELQNKFPDLPLICDPSHITGKRDMIQEVSQQALDLNYDGLIIETHTDPDNAWSDAAQQVTPTVLKQIFKSLRVRKETDQAHDYNQKMASLRVNIDEIDTKLLETLGKRMKISDQIGELKKEKNVAVLQNKRWNEILGKMILEGEQKGLSEEFILRIFKAIHQESISHQEKVINN, via the coding sequence ATGGAAAATACAAAAGCACTCAGAACCTGGTTAGACGATTTCAAATTAGAGCACCCTTTGGTCATTGCAGGTCCCTGCAGTGCAGAAACGGAAGAGCAGGTGCTGGCCATTGCACATGAATTAAAAGATTCCGATGTAAGTATATATAGAGCCGGAATCTGGAAACCAAGGACACGTCCGGGAGGATTTGAAGGTGTAGGCACTATCGGATTGAAATGGTTGCAAAAGGCAAAAGCCGAAACCGGATTATTAATGGCTACTGAAGTTGCCAATGCAGCCCACGTAAAATTAGCGTTGGAACATGATATTGATGTATTGTGGATCGGAGCCCGTACTACGGTAAATCCATTTGCAGTACAGGAAATTGCAGATGCACTGGCAGGAACGGATAAAATTGTATTGGTAAAAAATCCGGTAAATCCAGACCTGGCTTTATGGCTTGGAGGCGTAGAGCGTTTGTACAATGCTAATATTAAAAAATTAGGAGTGATCCACAGAGGATTCTCTACCTATGAGAAAACAAAATACCGAAATATACCAGAATGGCAGCTGGCGATTGAATTGCAGAATAAATTTCCAGATTTGCCACTGATTTGTGATCCATCACACATCACTGGAAAACGCGACATGATCCAGGAAGTTTCACAGCAGGCTTTAGACCTCAATTACGACGGGCTGATCATCGAGACCCATACTGATCCGGACAATGCCTGGAGTGATGCCGCACAACAAGTAACTCCAACGGTTCTAAAGCAGATTTTCAAAAGTCTGAGAGTGCGTAAAGAAACAGATCAGGCCCATGATTACAATCAGAAAATGGCCAGTTTACGGGTGAATATTGATGAAATTGATACGAAGTTACTCGAGACATTAGGGAAAAGAATGAAAATTTCCGATCAGATCGGGGAATTGAAAAAAGAGAAAAACGTTGCTGTATTGCAGAACAAACGCTGGAATGAGATATTGGGTAAAATGATCCTGGAAGGGGAGCAGAAAGGATTGAGTGAGGAGTTCATATTGCGGATCTTCAAAGCCATTCACCAGGAGAGTATCAGCCACCAGGAAAAAGTGATTAATAATTAA
- the rsgA gene encoding ribosome small subunit-dependent GTPase A, translated as MTGTVYKSTGSWYTVKATDGTFMECRMKGKFRLKGIKSTNPIAVGDIIDYELEETSDTVTGLITKIHNRKNYIVRKSVNLSKQLHIIASNIDRVFLLVTINNPPTTTSFIDRFLVTAEAYGIEAIIVFNKIDTLTEATLDEQLYLQHIYTEIGYQCLRVSSTEGKGIEKLKEMMIGKVSMFSGHSGVGKSTLVNAMEPTLHLKTTVISEQSKQGQHTTTFAEMYDLSFDAQIIDTPGIKGFGIVDMEKSEISGYFPEFFKLQDKCKFNNCLHKEEPQCAVKEALENDEIAWSRYRSYLQILEGDDEHYRTDVYGDAREASDETRK; from the coding sequence ATGACAGGAACAGTTTATAAATCTACAGGAAGTTGGTATACCGTAAAAGCTACGGATGGCACTTTTATGGAGTGTCGGATGAAAGGGAAATTTCGATTAAAAGGAATTAAGAGTACGAACCCCATTGCTGTAGGTGATATTATTGACTATGAATTGGAAGAGACGTCCGATACGGTTACCGGATTGATTACCAAAATACACAACCGTAAGAATTATATTGTTCGAAAGTCGGTTAACCTGTCCAAACAACTGCATATTATTGCCTCCAATATTGATCGTGTTTTTCTACTGGTGACAATTAACAATCCTCCAACGACCACAAGTTTTATCGATCGTTTTTTGGTAACTGCCGAAGCTTATGGGATTGAGGCCATTATTGTTTTCAATAAAATTGATACCCTGACTGAAGCCACATTGGACGAACAGCTTTATTTGCAGCATATTTATACCGAAATAGGCTATCAGTGCCTTAGGGTTTCTTCGACAGAAGGAAAAGGGATTGAGAAGCTCAAAGAAATGATGATTGGAAAAGTAAGTATGTTCTCAGGGCATTCCGGAGTAGGGAAATCAACTTTGGTCAATGCAATGGAGCCGACATTACACTTAAAAACTACCGTTATTTCAGAACAAAGCAAGCAAGGGCAACATACAACTACATTTGCTGAAATGTATGATCTTTCGTTTGATGCCCAGATTATCGATACCCCAGGAATCAAGGGATTTGGTATTGTGGATATGGAAAAATCAGAAATCAGCGGTTATTTTCCAGAGTTCTTCAAATTACAGGATAAATGCAAATTCAACAATTGCCTCCACAAAGAAGAGCCCCAGTGTGCGGTCAAGGAAGCATTGGAAAATGATGAAATTGCCTGGTCACGTTATAGAAGTTACCTCCAGATTCTTGAAGGAGACGATGAACATTACCGTACAGACGTCTATGGCGACGCAAGGGAAGCCAGCGATGAAACTCGAAAATAA
- a CDS encoding DUF3857 domain-containing protein, whose protein sequence is MKNILLFMFLGSWTLSVSAQNTDYTVSAIAPVLKENANAVIRLNQKVVVISSRKSLNTKNKKVITVLNDNGLSHLGAYEYFDKSTRVKSIEAVVLNAAGKEIKKIRSKDFKESALSDGATITDNRIIALDYTPTEYPFTIVYESETESSNTAFIPSWYPINASFMSVENASISITTAAALGFKYKEVNIAGNEGIIKEEKNNTLTYKAQNLQAVKSEEYAPSFQNILPHVMFGLDNFNLEGVEGVATNWKEFGSWMYSNLLEGTDEIPAATQTKIKALVGDEKDPVKIAKIIYGYVQNKTRYVSIQLGIGGWKPMLAKDVDRLGYGDCKALSNYTRALLKVVNVPSYYTVIYGDTQRQDLQQDFVSMQGNHVILALPVGDKMYWLECTSQVSPFGFQGDFTDNRLALIVKPEGGEIIRTREYTMGDNTQISKGTYQIDEKGGITGTLQIKSKGTQYDNKYGYSGKSNEDLNKFYKRYFGNINNLKLKKINLSNNKEEIEFLEELTLEATEYGNIAGGKLMFALNAFNQVNGVPQRYRNRNHPFEISRGFSDYDEVVIDLPKGYSIEAKPENFELKDAFGEYKTEYIVINENQLLYKRFFQTNGGSYQKDQYENFRKFRDQVARNDNAKIVLAKIQ, encoded by the coding sequence ATGAAAAATATTTTACTTTTTATGTTTTTGGGTAGCTGGACGCTGTCAGTCAGTGCGCAAAACACAGATTATACGGTTAGTGCTATTGCTCCCGTTCTGAAGGAAAATGCCAATGCCGTAATACGATTGAATCAGAAGGTTGTTGTCATTTCTTCCCGAAAATCACTCAATACAAAAAATAAAAAAGTCATCACCGTATTAAATGATAATGGACTCAGCCATTTAGGAGCCTACGAATATTTTGATAAATCAACACGGGTAAAATCAATAGAGGCCGTAGTGCTAAACGCGGCAGGAAAAGAAATAAAAAAGATACGAAGCAAAGACTTTAAAGAAAGTGCGCTCTCTGATGGAGCTACTATTACTGATAATAGAATTATTGCACTGGACTATACTCCTACAGAATATCCTTTTACAATCGTATACGAAAGTGAAACCGAAAGCTCGAACACAGCTTTCATTCCAAGTTGGTATCCGATTAACGCATCATTTATGAGTGTTGAAAACGCGAGTATAAGCATTACCACTGCAGCAGCGTTAGGGTTTAAATATAAAGAGGTAAATATTGCGGGAAATGAGGGAATTATAAAAGAAGAAAAAAACAATACCCTTACCTATAAAGCCCAAAATTTACAGGCAGTTAAATCAGAAGAATATGCTCCTTCATTTCAGAATATCCTTCCGCATGTTATGTTTGGCCTGGATAATTTTAATCTCGAAGGCGTGGAAGGTGTGGCTACAAACTGGAAAGAATTTGGATCCTGGATGTATTCCAATTTATTAGAGGGGACAGACGAGATTCCGGCAGCTACCCAAACGAAAATAAAGGCTTTGGTTGGAGACGAAAAGGATCCGGTAAAGATTGCTAAAATTATTTACGGATATGTGCAAAATAAGACCCGCTATGTGAGCATTCAATTGGGAATCGGAGGTTGGAAACCGATGTTGGCTAAAGATGTGGATCGTTTAGGGTATGGGGATTGTAAAGCATTATCCAATTATACACGCGCTTTATTAAAAGTGGTAAATGTGCCTTCTTATTATACGGTAATTTACGGCGACACACAAAGACAGGATTTACAGCAGGATTTTGTCTCCATGCAGGGGAATCATGTGATTCTGGCGCTCCCAGTAGGCGATAAAATGTACTGGCTTGAGTGTACAAGTCAGGTATCTCCTTTTGGATTTCAGGGAGATTTTACAGACAATCGCCTTGCTTTGATCGTAAAGCCTGAGGGTGGAGAAATTATTAGAACCCGGGAATATACTATGGGGGATAATACCCAGATTTCCAAAGGAACATATCAGATTGATGAAAAGGGTGGAATTACAGGGACTTTACAAATAAAGTCCAAAGGGACACAGTACGATAATAAATACGGATATAGCGGAAAATCCAATGAGGATCTGAATAAGTTTTATAAAAGGTATTTCGGAAATATCAATAACCTGAAATTGAAAAAAATCAATCTTTCCAATAATAAAGAAGAGATAGAGTTTTTGGAAGAACTCACACTGGAAGCCACAGAGTATGGAAATATAGCAGGAGGTAAATTAATGTTTGCATTGAACGCTTTTAATCAGGTAAATGGTGTACCACAACGGTATAGAAACCGGAATCATCCATTTGAAATATCCAGAGGTTTTTCTGATTATGATGAGGTAGTTATCGATTTGCCTAAAGGCTATAGTATCGAAGCCAAACCGGAAAATTTTGAATTAAAAGATGCTTTTGGGGAATATAAGACCGAGTATATAGTGATCAATGAGAACCAATTATTATACAAACGATTTTTCCAAACGAATGGGGGTTCCTATCAAAAGGATCAATATGAAAACTTCAGGAAATTCCGTGATCAGGTTGCCCGAAATGATAACGCCAAAATTGTATTAGCCAAAATCCAATAA
- a CDS encoding nucleotide pyrophosphohydrolase yields MEIKNAQLEVDKWIKEHGVRYFNELTNMAQLTEEVGEVARIIARRYGEQSEKESDKNKDLGEELADVVFVVLCLANQTGIDLQAAFDKKLDLKTNRDHDRHQNNEKLK; encoded by the coding sequence ATGGAAATTAAAAATGCCCAACTCGAAGTCGATAAATGGATCAAGGAACATGGCGTACGCTATTTCAATGAGCTGACCAATATGGCACAACTAACGGAAGAAGTAGGGGAAGTAGCCCGGATTATTGCCCGCCGTTATGGAGAGCAATCCGAAAAAGAAAGCGATAAAAATAAAGATCTGGGAGAAGAGCTTGCCGATGTGGTGTTTGTGGTTCTTTGCCTTGCCAACCAAACAGGAATTGACCTACAGGCTGCATTTGATAAAAAACTTGATCTGAAAACGAACCGCGATCATGATCGCCACCAGAATAATGAAAAGCTAAAGTAG
- the dtd gene encoding D-aminoacyl-tRNA deacylase, with protein MKAVIQRVTQASVTISGVKISEIQSGLLLLIGIEDADNQEDIQWLSSKIVNLRIFGDENGVMNRSVKECDGDIIIVSQFTLHAATKKGNRPSYLKASKPEIAIPLYQNFVHQVEKDLGKQVQTGEFGADMKVALLNDGPVTIVIDTKNKT; from the coding sequence ATGAAAGCTGTAATTCAACGAGTTACCCAGGCTTCCGTGACTATAAGCGGAGTAAAAATTAGTGAGATCCAATCCGGATTATTACTGCTGATTGGTATAGAAGATGCTGATAATCAGGAGGACATTCAATGGCTATCATCAAAGATTGTTAATCTTAGGATTTTCGGTGATGAAAATGGCGTGATGAACCGATCGGTAAAAGAATGCGATGGTGATATTATCATTGTAAGTCAGTTTACATTGCATGCAGCAACCAAAAAGGGCAACCGCCCTTCCTACCTAAAGGCATCCAAGCCAGAAATTGCCATCCCGTTATACCAGAATTTTGTGCATCAAGTGGAAAAGGATCTTGGTAAGCAAGTACAAACCGGGGAATTTGGTGCCGATATGAAAGTTGCACTCTTAAATGATGGTCCGGTAACAATTGTTATCGATACTAAAAACAAAACGTAA
- a CDS encoding DUF3857 domain-containing protein gives MKHIYLIIGLFLVGLNLTAQKFDLGKVTTEEVSEKVHPKDTAAVAAYLFKDGRTYFEWDGEGHQILVTEVKSKIKIYKKEGYHWANHSIAYYVGGSNKEKVSFSDVAVYNLENGKVVKSKMKSDGEFMEEVNPKWKVRKITLPNVREGSVVEYSYVIRSPFIVAFPIWEFQYKIPVNLVNYNVNLPSIYIYNSSIRGGLAPKITKSNGIGTSKTVESKTNYLLENVPALKDERYVNNIRNYTSLIQHELASAKSANGTITNYAQSWDDVVKNIYDDTDFGQELNYKSYFEEDINAIIAKAGSKDEKINLIFDYVKNRMNWNEINSYSCEKGVKKAYKDKVGNAAEINLMLTAMLRYAGIGANPIILSTRSNGIAFFPSRTAFNYVICGVEIDNGIIFLDATSKNTQPNILPSRALNWFGRIIRENKSSAEVSLDPKLVSKETVSIIATMDDTGKITGKARDQYSEYNAYNFRENFAGLSKDSYVEKLEKKYSGIEIDDYTTTNEKDLTLPVIENFSFGHSGLVEHIGNKIYFSPLLHYTIRQNPFTQETREYPVDFRYPYQDRYLINITIPKGYEVESLPAPISLTMEENIGNFKYNIISSGEQIQLKVSFDMNYSNVSPEYYETLKNFYKGMIEKQNEKVVLKKV, from the coding sequence ATGAAACACATTTACCTTATTATCGGCCTTTTTTTAGTAGGATTGAATCTCACAGCTCAAAAATTTGACTTGGGGAAAGTAACTACTGAAGAAGTCAGTGAAAAAGTTCATCCTAAAGATACCGCTGCAGTAGCAGCCTATCTCTTTAAAGATGGCAGAACCTATTTTGAATGGGATGGAGAGGGCCATCAGATCCTGGTAACGGAAGTAAAATCCAAGATTAAAATATATAAAAAAGAAGGCTACCATTGGGCTAATCATTCCATAGCATATTATGTAGGGGGCAGCAATAAGGAAAAAGTATCATTTTCAGATGTCGCAGTATATAACCTGGAAAATGGGAAAGTAGTAAAATCTAAGATGAAGAGTGATGGTGAATTTATGGAAGAAGTGAATCCAAAATGGAAAGTCCGTAAAATAACACTACCCAATGTGCGTGAAGGATCTGTCGTGGAATATAGCTATGTCATCCGATCTCCTTTTATTGTCGCTTTTCCAATCTGGGAGTTTCAATATAAAATCCCGGTAAATTTAGTCAATTACAATGTAAACTTGCCCTCAATATACATTTACAACAGTAGTATAAGAGGCGGATTGGCACCTAAAATAACAAAATCAAATGGTATCGGAACGTCAAAGACTGTAGAGAGTAAAACAAATTATCTGTTGGAGAATGTGCCGGCACTTAAAGATGAACGGTATGTGAATAATATCCGGAATTATACCTCTCTAATCCAGCATGAATTGGCATCAGCCAAAAGTGCAAACGGTACGATAACGAATTATGCTCAAAGTTGGGATGATGTAGTAAAAAACATCTATGATGATACCGATTTTGGACAGGAACTGAATTACAAATCGTATTTTGAAGAAGATATTAATGCCATAATTGCCAAAGCAGGATCTAAAGATGAAAAAATAAATCTGATTTTTGACTATGTCAAAAACAGGATGAACTGGAATGAAATTAATAGTTATAGTTGTGAAAAAGGAGTAAAGAAAGCGTATAAGGACAAGGTAGGTAATGCTGCTGAGATCAATCTGATGCTAACGGCCATGCTACGTTATGCAGGTATTGGGGCAAATCCAATTATATTAAGTACCCGTTCCAATGGAATTGCTTTTTTTCCAAGCCGTACCGCTTTCAACTATGTAATCTGTGGTGTAGAAATTGATAATGGTATCATATTCCTGGATGCTACCAGTAAAAATACACAACCTAATATCTTGCCATCAAGAGCATTGAACTGGTTCGGCAGAATTATACGGGAAAATAAATCTTCTGCGGAAGTAAGTCTTGATCCAAAATTGGTTTCTAAAGAAACAGTAAGTATCATTGCAACAATGGATGATACCGGGAAGATTACCGGTAAAGCCAGAGATCAGTATTCAGAATACAATGCCTATAATTTTAGGGAAAACTTTGCAGGACTTTCAAAAGATTCTTATGTTGAAAAACTGGAGAAAAAATATTCCGGAATTGAAATCGACGATTATACTACAACCAATGAGAAAGACCTAACACTACCCGTTATAGAAAACTTTAGTTTTGGACATAGTGGATTGGTAGAGCATATTGGAAATAAAATATACTTTTCACCGTTATTGCACTACACGATCAGACAAAATCCTTTTACTCAGGAAACACGTGAATACCCAGTGGATTTTAGGTATCCGTATCAGGATCGTTATCTGATCAATATTACAATTCCAAAAGGCTATGAAGTAGAATCACTGCCTGCTCCAATTTCGTTAACAATGGAAGAGAATATCGGTAATTTTAAATATAATATTATAAGTTCCGGAGAGCAGATTCAATTAAAAGTAAGTTTCGATATGAATTATTCGAATGTGTCTCCGGAATATTACGAGACACTTAAGAATTTCTACAAAGGCATGATTGAGAAACAAAATGAAAAAGTAGTCCTAAAAAAAGTATAA
- a CDS encoding prephenate dehydrogenase, translated as MKVVIIGIGLIGGSIALDIKRLHPNAEIAGIDNREEHLDRALELGLIDCKTTVETLNEADWVIVSVPVNTAVKLLPEVLDRIGDQTIVMDVGSTKNPICEAVQNHPKRRNFIAMHPIAGTEFSGPQAAVPGLFQDKTNIICEVEKTAFLLQEKALSLLVSMGMRIRYMEPKSHDRHIAYVSHLSHISAFMLGKTVIEKEKNERDIFDMAGSGFESTVRLAKSSPAMWTPIFQQNKTQVVETLEEYIANLVHFKELLQNDDYEAIFNEMESVNKIREILNGIGIKK; from the coding sequence ATGAAAGTAGTAATAATAGGAATAGGACTGATTGGAGGTTCTATAGCTTTAGATATCAAAAGGCTGCATCCCAATGCGGAAATTGCCGGGATTGATAACCGCGAAGAGCATCTGGATCGCGCATTGGAGCTGGGATTGATCGATTGCAAAACAACAGTAGAAACCCTGAATGAAGCAGATTGGGTTATTGTATCCGTTCCGGTGAATACCGCAGTTAAGTTATTACCGGAAGTATTGGATAGGATTGGCGACCAAACGATAGTAATGGACGTAGGATCGACAAAAAATCCCATTTGTGAAGCGGTACAAAATCATCCGAAAAGGCGTAATTTTATCGCAATGCATCCTATTGCAGGAACAGAATTTTCGGGACCACAGGCAGCAGTACCGGGTCTCTTTCAGGACAAAACGAATATTATCTGTGAGGTAGAAAAAACCGCTTTCCTATTGCAGGAAAAAGCGTTATCACTGCTGGTATCTATGGGAATGCGCATTCGGTATATGGAACCAAAATCCCACGACCGGCATATTGCGTATGTATCCCATTTATCGCACATCAGTGCCTTTATGCTGGGAAAAACAGTTATTGAAAAAGAAAAAAATGAACGCGATATTTTTGATATGGCCGGAAGTGGATTTGAAAGTACCGTGAGGCTGGCCAAAAGCTCACCCGCCATGTGGACTCCGATATTCCAGCAGAATAAAACACAGGTAGTGGAGACACTGGAGGAATATATTGCTAACCTTGTCCATTTTAAAGAATTGCTTCAGAATGACGATTATGAGGCGATTTTTAATGAGATGGAAAGCGTTAACAAAATCCGGGAAATATTAAACGGGATTGGCATAAAAAAATAA